In a single window of the bacterium genome:
- a CDS encoding response regulator — MSSAENKRILIVEDNPIFLKMVRARLENKGYSVTSAEDGLTGYTKALREHPDLIILDLMLPKMDGHKVCRLLKFNKKFHNTPVIILTSRDLEEDADLAKKNGADAFVVKTTKGEILMDVVSKLLLKQGSAIDE; from the coding sequence ATGAGCAGTGCGGAGAATAAAAGAATACTTATTGTTGAGGATAATCCCATTTTTTTAAAGATGGTAAGAGCCCGGCTTGAGAACAAAGGTTATAGTGTGACCTCTGCTGAAGACGGCCTTACAGGATACACCAAAGCTTTGCGTGAACATCCTGATTTGATTATTCTTGATTTAATGCTGCCGAAAATGGACGGGCATAAGGTCTGCAGGCTTTTGAAATTTAATAAAAAATTTCATAATACACCGGTTATTATACTCACTTCGAGAGACCTTGAAGAAGATGCAGATCTGGCAAAAAAGAACGGTGCAGATGCCTTTGTTGTAAAAACTACAAAAGGCGAGATCCTTATGGACGTGGTAAGTAAACTTCTGTTAAAACAGGGAAGTGCAATAGATGAGTAA
- a CDS encoding response regulator, with amino-acid sequence MSILVVEDDQITGRILELNLKKHGYEVKKTENGRDALDLLKTTLGIELIVADIMMPEMSGIELLEKIKASPKYEKIPVIMCSALHDAENVKKAVSIGCSSYLVKPVNAGILIQKVREVLGDSGMVLQNKDQVMLRTNMDEDAYRTVAVSYYEFIKGLIRDIEEFLNNKTGSFTVDFKRLRAGAKVLGAAFIQARIKQMGGISDNGERDISEREQAILLRELQEFCAAFEERYEAYLKVQEDSVITSDSEFASDRRTG; translated from the coding sequence ATGAGTATCCTTGTTGTTGAAGATGATCAAATAACAGGAAGAATTCTGGAGCTCAACCTTAAGAAACACGGTTACGAAGTAAAAAAGACTGAAAATGGCAGAGATGCTCTTGACTTGCTTAAAACTACTCTCGGTATTGAACTTATTGTTGCAGATATAATGATGCCTGAGATGTCAGGTATAGAGCTTCTCGAAAAGATAAAGGCTTCTCCTAAATATGAAAAGATTCCTGTGATTATGTGTTCGGCCCTGCATGATGCTGAAAATGTTAAAAAAGCTGTAAGTATTGGATGTTCATCTTATCTAGTAAAACCGGTAAATGCAGGAATCCTAATACAAAAAGTCCGTGAAGTACTTGGTGATAGCGGTATGGTATTGCAGAACAAAGATCAGGTTATGCTGCGGACCAATATGGATGAGGATGCTTACAGAACAGTTGCTGTCTCTTATTATGAATTTATCAAAGGACTGATCAGAGATATTGAAGAATTTTTGAATAATAAAACCGGAAGTTTTACTGTTGATTTTAAAAGGCTGAGAGCAGGAGCAAAAGTGCTGGGTGCGGCCTTTATTCAAGCGAGGATTAAACAGATGGGGGGTATCTCTGATAATGGTGAAAGAGATATCTCTGAACGTGAGCAGGCTATCCTTTTAAGAGAATTACAAGAGTTTTGTGCAGCTTTTGAAGAAAGGTATGAGGCTTACTTGAAAGTTCAGGAAGATTCTGTTATAACGAGCGATTCGGAGTTTGCATCAGACAGGAGAACAGGATGA
- a CDS encoding response regulator — MKILVAEDDPISRQLLKASLKKWGYEVSAASDGDEAWAILSEENSPQIAVLDWMMPGMDGITICRKIRKELPSQPARYVVLLTAKGRREDVIAGFDAGADDYVAKPFNAQELKARINAGERIISLHNTLESHIDKLKELDQLKSEFLATVSHELRTPIAVMREGVSLCVDGVAGELNEMQNEFLIDVLNNIDRLSRLIDDLLDISKIEAGKVLVRKSNINICELAEKIVRDFNPVAGKKGIILELAVPDSGIEIFADWDRIVQVFSNLITNAINYTSEGGCVSVSVQDGDREVICSVKDTGVGISAENIPMLFNKFQQFGRQEGPGYRGTGLGLAIVKGLVEKHGGKIQAESEEGKGSVFTFTLEKYFGDKILIIAKDSEKQKFYKQLLEDSGHNVEVADTCDNASEKLKLHRMNFVIIDICGQCGADDFENVKRFIKGPEFKSVPAVVVLNGNRNNQKLEDFGIDKPVKFIMNPIDKDYLMEVLEKSLAGEEILK, encoded by the coding sequence ATGAAAATCCTTGTTGCAGAAGATGACCCTATTTCGAGGCAGCTGCTTAAAGCATCCTTAAAAAAATGGGGTTATGAAGTATCAGCAGCTTCTGACGGCGATGAAGCATGGGCGATTCTGTCAGAAGAAAATTCTCCCCAGATTGCTGTGCTTGACTGGATGATGCCAGGCATGGACGGTATTACAATATGCCGGAAAATCCGCAAAGAACTGCCCTCCCAGCCTGCTCGTTATGTGGTTCTGTTAACTGCAAAAGGGAGGCGTGAAGATGTAATAGCAGGATTTGATGCCGGTGCTGACGACTATGTTGCAAAACCATTTAATGCACAGGAACTAAAAGCAAGAATTAATGCAGGTGAGAGGATAATTTCTCTTCATAACACTCTTGAGTCGCATATAGACAAATTAAAGGAACTTGATCAATTAAAAAGTGAATTTCTTGCTACAGTATCCCATGAATTGCGTACACCAATTGCAGTAATGCGCGAAGGGGTGTCGCTGTGTGTTGATGGAGTAGCAGGTGAACTCAACGAGATGCAGAATGAGTTTTTAATAGATGTGCTCAACAACATTGACCGACTTTCCAGGCTTATTGATGACCTTCTTGATATATCCAAGATTGAAGCCGGTAAGGTTCTCGTCAGGAAATCCAATATTAATATCTGCGAGCTTGCAGAGAAAATAGTTAGAGATTTTAACCCTGTAGCAGGGAAAAAAGGGATAATTCTTGAATTGGCAGTACCAGATTCCGGAATTGAAATTTTTGCTGATTGGGACAGAATAGTTCAGGTTTTTTCAAATCTTATAACCAATGCGATTAACTATACTTCAGAAGGAGGCTGTGTTTCTGTTTCAGTCCAGGATGGTGATAGAGAAGTTATCTGCAGTGTAAAAGATACAGGTGTAGGTATAAGCGCTGAAAATATTCCCATGCTGTTCAATAAATTCCAGCAGTTCGGAAGGCAGGAAGGCCCCGGATACAGGGGCACAGGCCTGGGCCTGGCAATTGTAAAGGGCCTGGTAGAGAAGCACGGCGGAAAAATACAGGCTGAATCGGAAGAGGGAAAGGGTTCTGTTTTTACGTTTACATTGGAAAAATATTTTGGCGATAAGATTCTAATTATTGCCAAAGATAGTGAAAAACAAAAATTTTATAAGCAGTTGTTAGAGGACAGCGGCCATAATGTGGAAGTAGCAGACACCTGTGATAATGCTTCAGAGAAATTAAAATTACACAGGATGAATTTTGTAATTATAGATATATGCGGGCAGTGCGGCGCAGACGATTTTGAGAATGTAAAAAGATTTATAAAAGGGCCTGAATTTAAGTCAGTACCTGCGGTTGTTGTGCTTAATGGAAATAGAAACAATCAAAAGTTGGAGGATTTTGGAATAGATAAACCGGTTAAATTCATTATGAACCCGATTGATAAAGATTATCTGATGGAGGTTTTAGAAAAATCTTTGGCTGGTGAGGAGATTTTAAAATGA
- a CDS encoding response regulator, with translation MSKNNSNTRLVKIFGLFLFIILAFQTTVFAFNTKVTTDAYRFLHLTINDGLSQSAVQTIIKDKDGFMWFGTTDGLNKYDGYNFKTYYSDLNDTTTITSNWINCIAEDRNGSLWIGTINGLNLLNKERNSFNRKPVKGEEGNLLAKAMIRCMLVGENGILWVATNNDGLFAVNVNSRTAVQYTKDSASGIKLTVNAVSSLMFDQSGKMFNKSGRLWIGTTFGITIYDFETNSSKIISESLDNSGLTNDVVMSMMQDRDGTIWIGTTDGIDLLNQNGKRLSHYSINDALQSVPHQVNQIFQDSNGTIWAATEFGGLNYYNAKSNKFNLVRYDKNSTFSFSGSRIRCIYEDRGGLLWFGTWDAGINYISYLSTKFYNYTVGNNPKMGLSGKNVFGFHEDSEGIIWIGLSGGGLNRFDPQTGEFKWYMHSSSNLKSLSDNIVWTICDKDKKNLWVGTSRGLSVFNKETETFKRVNPWKDNYQRSIYLIQKDIYGNLWLCTANSGLYAISPDGIVKYFYSNGVENNKNLSSNFIISFSVGKNKYVWVGTDKGLDKLDPESGNVVHYKVNIGDRTSLTSNYISALFLDSQKRIWVGTDKGLNLLNEDGKTFTRFTRKDGLANDMVYAILEEDDTTNSKCGNLWLSTNKGLSKFDPDKKKFKNFDVHDGLQSNEFNAGAAYKMKNGYLFFGGIDGFNMFYPDSIKINSYAPQIMITDFQLYNKSVGVGKQYNGRVLLTAPVYKTHKIVLSYKDDVISFEFAADNYLFPQKNKFAYRMEGFDKGWIYAGNRNYAMYTNLPPGHYTFHVIGANNDGVWNRKGTSISIIVVPPFWETTWFIMLSVILFIVCAYGVYQYRMGVINRRAKVLKKLVKERTKEIEETNKMLAHEVKEHERAEEELRRKADDLEYAKEIEEKNASRLVALIDELNIAKRRAEEATKAKSEFLANMSHEIRTPMNGIIGMTELTLDTDLTPTQKEYMEAVMTSAESLLFLINDILDFSKIEAGKLDMEKIHFNVRETVENSLQAIVHKANQKNIELISRVSNKIDRMLLGDPGRLKQIIVNLVNNAIKFTSEGEVVIDVSVSKEESDFTELLFSVSDTGIGIPKEKQDKIFEPFTQVDGSTTRKFGGTGLGLSISTHLVEMMEGRIWIESPSTKKNGRAGGPGSIFSFTAKFKNGRRFKDTDGKESTVLNGLKALIVDDNGTNRRLMEEILTNWGMKPVTASNGRDALDIVKKSLKGDAIFSLFLFDVNMPEMDGYQLAENVRSFDPYKTSPIIMLTSSARPRDREFEEKLGTFRILKPVRQSALMNLILTCFDKDTDKERTSSEYTNQEHEEHLTGLKVLLAEDNPINQKLAWTLLTKKGVDVKTVNNGKEAVGLYREKEFDLILMDVQMPVMDGFNATAEIRRLEKEKSTHIPIIAMTAHAMKGDRDKCIRAGMDDYIAKPMKAGELYGTIKKYISDNVLHADLSVKDIETTIDDNTIESVDLNSALETFDNDRDLLFGLSKEFFGSCGEQIKELQDLIERGDAYQLERSAHRIKGALGNFGMKKAYRLAYDIEKQGKSNKIEGAERILLELEKEITLGKEFFNKELV, from the coding sequence ATGAGTAAAAATAATTCCAATACAAGATTGGTAAAAATATTCGGATTATTCCTGTTTATTATTTTAGCGTTTCAAACAACTGTTTTCGCTTTTAATACAAAAGTAACAACAGATGCTTATCGGTTTTTACATCTGACCATTAATGACGGGTTGTCCCAAAGTGCAGTTCAAACTATTATTAAAGATAAAGATGGATTTATGTGGTTTGGTACAACTGATGGTCTAAACAAGTATGATGGATACAATTTTAAAACCTATTACAGTGATTTAAATGATACTACAACAATTACCTCAAATTGGATCAATTGTATTGCGGAAGATAGGAACGGCTCTTTATGGATTGGAACTATAAATGGCTTAAACCTTTTGAATAAAGAAAGAAATTCGTTCAATAGAAAACCGGTTAAAGGAGAAGAGGGTAATTTGTTGGCAAAAGCCATGATTAGATGCATGCTTGTTGGTGAAAATGGGATTCTTTGGGTTGCTACAAATAACGACGGATTATTTGCAGTTAATGTTAATTCCCGCACGGCTGTCCAATATACAAAAGATAGTGCAAGTGGAATTAAATTAACAGTTAATGCTGTATCATCTTTAATGTTTGACCAATCTGGTAAAATGTTTAACAAATCCGGCAGGCTTTGGATAGGTACAACTTTCGGAATAACCATATATGATTTTGAAACAAATAGTTCAAAAATCATATCTGAAAGTTTAGATAATAGCGGATTAACCAATGATGTTGTCATGTCAATGATGCAGGACAGAGATGGAACAATCTGGATTGGCACAACTGATGGTATTGATCTTTTAAATCAGAACGGTAAAAGATTGTCTCATTATTCAATTAATGATGCTCTGCAATCCGTGCCGCATCAGGTAAATCAGATATTTCAGGATTCAAATGGTACGATTTGGGCAGCAACAGAATTTGGAGGACTAAATTATTATAATGCTAAAAGTAATAAATTTAATTTAGTGAGATATGATAAGAATAGCACATTTTCTTTTTCAGGAAGCAGGATAAGGTGTATATATGAAGATAGAGGAGGACTTCTTTGGTTTGGTACATGGGATGCAGGCATTAATTATATATCATATTTATCAACAAAATTTTATAACTATACAGTGGGCAATAATCCGAAAATGGGATTATCCGGTAAAAATGTTTTCGGATTTCATGAAGATTCAGAAGGAATTATCTGGATAGGCCTATCAGGAGGAGGGCTGAATAGATTTGATCCGCAAACAGGGGAATTTAAATGGTACATGCACTCCTCTTCAAATTTAAAGAGTCTAAGTGATAATATTGTATGGACTATATGTGATAAAGACAAGAAAAATTTATGGGTTGGTACATCAAGAGGATTAAGTGTGTTTAATAAGGAGACAGAAACTTTTAAAAGAGTTAACCCATGGAAAGATAATTATCAGCGTTCGATTTATCTTATACAAAAAGATATTTACGGTAATTTATGGTTATGTACAGCCAATAGCGGATTGTATGCTATTAGCCCTGATGGAATAGTAAAATATTTTTATTCCAATGGTGTTGAAAATAATAAAAATCTATCCAGTAATTTTATTATTTCTTTTTCTGTTGGGAAAAACAAATATGTGTGGGTAGGGACAGATAAAGGTCTTGATAAATTAGATCCGGAGTCTGGTAATGTAGTACATTATAAAGTAAACATTGGTGATAGAACCTCTTTAACCAGTAATTATATTAGTGCTCTATTTTTAGATTCTCAAAAAAGAATTTGGGTCGGCACTGACAAGGGATTAAATCTTTTAAATGAGGATGGTAAAACATTTACGCGATTTACAAGAAAGGATGGCCTTGCAAATGATATGGTTTATGCAATATTGGAGGAGGATGATACAACAAACAGTAAATGTGGAAATTTATGGCTAAGTACAAATAAAGGGCTTTCAAAGTTTGATCCGGATAAAAAGAAGTTTAAAAATTTTGATGTTCACGACGGGCTTCAGAGCAATGAGTTCAATGCCGGTGCTGCATATAAGATGAAAAACGGATATTTGTTTTTTGGCGGTATTGACGGATTTAATATGTTTTATCCGGATAGTATTAAAATAAACAGTTATGCCCCTCAAATTATGATAACGGACTTTCAGCTCTACAACAAGTCAGTAGGTGTAGGCAAACAATACAACGGCCGTGTTTTACTCACAGCTCCTGTTTATAAGACTCATAAAATAGTATTGTCCTATAAAGATGATGTAATATCTTTTGAATTTGCAGCTGATAATTATCTGTTTCCTCAAAAGAACAAATTTGCATACAGAATGGAAGGTTTTGACAAAGGATGGATCTATGCAGGAAACCGGAACTATGCGATGTATACAAATTTGCCTCCCGGGCATTATACATTCCATGTTATCGGAGCCAACAATGACGGAGTGTGGAACAGGAAAGGTACTTCCATATCAATAATTGTAGTACCTCCGTTCTGGGAAACTACGTGGTTTATAATGCTATCTGTAATTCTGTTTATTGTTTGTGCTTACGGTGTATATCAATACCGAATGGGTGTTATAAACAGAAGAGCTAAAGTATTAAAAAAGTTAGTCAAAGAACGCACAAAAGAGATTGAAGAAACAAACAAAATGCTTGCCCATGAAGTGAAAGAACACGAAAGAGCAGAAGAGGAACTCAGGAGGAAGGCTGATGACCTTGAATATGCAAAAGAGATAGAAGAGAAGAACGCATCACGCCTTGTTGCGCTAATTGATGAACTCAATATTGCAAAACGAAGAGCAGAAGAAGCCACAAAAGCTAAGAGTGAATTTTTAGCGAATATGAGCCATGAAATAAGAACTCCTATGAACGGCATTATTGGAATGACAGAACTTACTCTTGATACTGATTTAACTCCTACCCAAAAAGAGTACATGGAAGCTGTGATGACATCTGCGGAATCTCTTCTTTTCCTGATTAATGATATTCTCGACTTCTCAAAAATAGAAGCCGGAAAACTTGACATGGAAAAAATTCATTTTAATGTAAGGGAAACAGTTGAAAATTCTCTGCAGGCTATTGTGCATAAAGCCAATCAAAAAAATATAGAGCTTATAAGCAGAGTTTCCAATAAAATAGACAGAATGTTGCTTGGTGACCCGGGAAGGCTTAAGCAGATTATAGTAAATCTTGTAAACAATGCAATCAAGTTTACATCAGAAGGAGAAGTAGTCATTGATGTATCTGTCAGTAAAGAAGAGAGCGATTTTACAGAGCTTCTTTTTTCGGTTTCAGACACGGGAATAGGTATTCCGAAAGAAAAACAGGATAAAATATTTGAACCATTTACACAGGTCGACGGATCTACAACAAGAAAATTCGGAGGTACCGGACTCGGCCTTTCAATATCTACACACCTTGTTGAAATGATGGAAGGCAGAATATGGATAGAGAGTCCCTCAACAAAAAAGAATGGTCGGGCCGGAGGCCCGGGAAGCATTTTCAGCTTTACTGCAAAATTTAAAAATGGAAGACGTTTTAAAGATACTGACGGAAAAGAGAGTACAGTCTTAAATGGTTTAAAAGCCCTGATTGTTGATGATAATGGGACAAACAGAAGGCTTATGGAAGAAATTTTGACAAATTGGGGTATGAAACCCGTAACTGCATCAAACGGCCGGGATGCACTTGATATTGTAAAGAAATCCTTAAAGGGTGATGCAATTTTTTCGCTTTTTCTTTTTGATGTTAATATGCCTGAAATGGATGGCTATCAGCTGGCAGAGAATGTCCGCAGTTTTGATCCATACAAGACAAGCCCTATAATCATGCTTACCTCTTCTGCACGTCCAAGAGACAGAGAATTTGAGGAAAAACTGGGAACTTTCCGAATTTTAAAGCCTGTAAGGCAGTCTGCTCTTATGAATTTGATATTAACCTGTTTTGATAAGGATACAGACAAAGAACGTACATCATCTGAATATACGAATCAGGAGCATGAAGAACATTTGACCGGCTTAAAAGTACTTCTCGCAGAAGATAATCCCATAAACCAGAAGCTCGCATGGACATTGCTGACGAAAAAAGGTGTTGATGTGAAAACAGTCAATAATGGTAAAGAAGCAGTTGGCCTGTACAGAGAAAAAGAGTTTGATCTGATCTTAATGGATGTTCAGATGCCGGTTATGGATGGATTTAATGCAACAGCGGAAATTCGAAGACTGGAAAAGGAGAAGAGTACACATATACCGATAATTGCTATGACTGCACATGCAATGAAAGGCGACAGAGATAAATGCATTCGTGCAGGCATGGATGATTATATAGCCAAGCCGATGAAAGCAGGGGAATTATATGGTACAATAAAAAAATATATAAGTGATAATGTGTTGCATGCTGACCTGTCAGTAAAGGATATAGAAACAACTATTGATGATAATACCATAGAATCTGTAGATTTAAACAGCGCTCTTGAAACGTTTGACAATGACAGGGATCTTCTTTTTGGTTTATCAAAGGAATTTTTCGGATCGTGCGGAGAGCAGATTAAAGAGCTTCAGGATTTAATTGAAAGAGGAGATGCCTATCAATTGGAACGTTCCGCACACAGGATCAAGGGAGCACTTGGTAATTTTGGAATGAAAAAAGCGTACAGATTAGCTTATGATATAGAAAAACAGGGGAAAAGCAACAAGATTGAGGGGGCAGAAAGGATCCTCCTTGAGCTTGAAAAAGAGATCACTCTGGGAAAAGAATTTTTTAATAAGGAATTAGTATAA
- a CDS encoding HDOD domain-containing protein has protein sequence MDEEKNAKLEEYLSQVTDIPTLPHIVIKLFNKIHDPEPDIEELADLIMSDQVLTTRMIRMVNSAFWGLSREVNSVKEAIVFLGLREITNLIYSVSLANTFERDTPLLKRVRFWEHSLGCALISKEIATRFHFQDRELAYLAGLVHDIGEVIIAVQFGKEFEKVVEIVLDRHATFYDAEDIVLGINHTDFGAWLVKDWRLPSILSDVVSFHHKPLEATEHKILVAIVRLADLICLYHQLDFGYSEGEDIMPEIVDLWHFLGTKSKYIADIELTQFLAELNENIEDVKSSVDSMYGQNETVS, from the coding sequence ATGGATGAAGAAAAGAATGCAAAATTAGAAGAATATCTGAGCCAGGTTACAGACATACCTACTCTTCCCCATATTGTGATAAAATTGTTTAATAAAATACATGATCCTGAACCTGATATAGAAGAGCTTGCGGATCTGATTATGAGTGATCAGGTTTTGACAACAAGAATGATTCGTATGGTAAATTCAGCATTCTGGGGTTTAAGCCGTGAAGTGAATTCTGTTAAGGAAGCAATTGTTTTTTTAGGCCTTAGGGAAATAACTAATCTTATATATTCAGTAAGCCTTGCAAATACATTTGAACGCGACACTCCGTTGTTAAAGAGGGTGCGTTTTTGGGAACATTCTCTCGGGTGCGCGCTTATAAGCAAAGAGATTGCAACGCGTTTTCATTTTCAGGACAGAGAGCTTGCATATCTTGCAGGGCTTGTTCATGATATAGGTGAAGTAATTATTGCTGTTCAATTCGGCAAGGAGTTTGAAAAAGTGGTAGAAATTGTTCTTGACAGGCATGCAACATTTTATGATGCTGAAGACATTGTGCTTGGAATAAACCATACGGATTTCGGGGCATGGCTTGTTAAGGACTGGAGGCTTCCGTCCATTCTGTCAGATGTTGTAAGTTTTCATCATAAACCTCTTGAAGCCACTGAACATAAAATTTTAGTTGCAATCGTTCGTCTTGCTGATCTTATCTGCCTTTATCATCAGCTTGATTTCGGTTACAGTGAAGGTGAAGATATAATGCCTGAAATTGTTGATTTGTGGCATTTTCTGGGTACAAAATCAAAATATATAGCTGATATTGAACTAACACAATTCCTTGCTGAGCTAAATGAAAATATAGAAGATGTTAAAAGCAGTGTGGATTCCATGTACGGGCAGAATGAAACGGTTTCATGA
- a CDS encoding response regulator: protein MKILIAEDDPVSRKVLVTILEKRGYEVLSVQDGESAWEILKRYDAPQLVILDWMMPGKDGTEVCRLTRASAKDKYVYIILLTGKGRKIDVIEGLDAGADDYVTKPFNAGELIARVKVGERVVGLQNRLNEHVEKLQDALDNVETLQGLLPICSYCHKIRDDKNYWMSVETYISEHSEAKFSHSICPDCMAKYVKPEIEKLDNGK, encoded by the coding sequence ATGAAAATACTTATAGCTGAAGACGATCCTGTCTCCAGAAAAGTTCTTGTAACCATTCTTGAAAAAAGGGGATACGAGGTTCTGTCTGTACAGGATGGTGAAAGTGCATGGGAAATACTTAAACGGTATGATGCACCACAACTTGTTATACTTGACTGGATGATGCCGGGAAAGGACGGAACTGAAGTTTGCAGATTGACAAGAGCGTCTGCCAAGGATAAGTATGTTTATATAATTCTGCTTACAGGTAAGGGTAGAAAGATAGATGTTATAGAGGGGCTTGATGCTGGTGCTGATGATTATGTAACAAAACCTTTTAATGCAGGAGAATTAATTGCAAGAGTGAAAGTAGGTGAAAGGGTAGTAGGCCTTCAGAATCGTCTTAACGAACATGTTGAAAAATTGCAGGATGCCCTTGATAACGTTGAAACCCTGCAGGGGCTTTTACCTATTTGTTCGTACTGTCACAAAATAAGGGATGACAAAAATTATTGGATGAGCGTTGAAACCTACATTTCGGAACATTCGGAAGCGAAATTCAGCCACAGTATCTGCCCTGATTGCATGGCAAAATATGTTAAACCTGAGATTGAGAAATTAGACAATGGAAAATAG